Sequence from the Cucumis sativus cultivar 9930 chromosome 1, Cucumber_9930_V3, whole genome shotgun sequence genome:
ATGCGCTTACCCAGAGTTGTATGGGAACAATACTACTTGGTCATACTCGGCTCCGAGAAGTCGAGCATTCAACAACTGCGCACGCGATTGTTTGTAACTCGAGTAACTTACAGATCCGGCATCCATGAACTTGAACAAGCTTGAACTTCGTCCTTGTACCATAATTGTGTGAAGGTACCTACACAATGAAATGACATTACAATTAAAAGGAGACCGCAACCATCAATgacgtatatatattaaaaggaaaTCTTACATCATGTAAGCATCTAGGCATGATGTGCATATTGGCTGCATTGACGAGAAATCCCTAAGTGACTCAACCATAATGCAACATTTTCTCTTCACACCGAATAGCTCTAAAGGCGTGTTTAGTTGAATCGATGACCCCATATGTTCAACGAGTCTAACCAAACACCGGAGTGCCACTGGAGCACGTAGATATGCTGCACTAGAGAATGTGGACGGATCCGTATTGAAGCCCACAGTTTCCTTCTATcacaaaaatttcaactacTGTTAGTATAATTTGATGCATAAAAACTCCAACACAATAAGACAGACAATTACCTTATCATTCCTAGTAAGAACAAGATGTCGTGGCCACATTAAATGTGATCCGACTTCATGCGTCAGTTTCGTGACTCCTTCCTTTGTCGGATTTGGAATCACACATTGGCCATCGAGGACAACATCCACTGATACCTTGATGTTCTCACCGTCACCTTCACCTTCAGCATCAAATATTGTCCCATGTGCAATGATAGTATCTTCAGTTTCAAACGCAAGCATACACGGAGTTCCAACCTACGTAGaattatatgttaaatatGTGCACGTAAAGTTAGTCAATACGTTTTCAGGGTTATGTCTAACTTCTTACAAGATTAAACACGTATATAGAATTGTTGTGGAGCAGTGTGCCTTAATTATTAAAGTATACTTTAAACTGACCTTCAAGTCACTTGATCTTGTGTCCCCcacattttattctttgttcACTTCTGTCACAACGTCAGCCGCTTTATCTGGTACTGAATCAGAGGCTACGTCTTCAGTCTCATCATCTGAAACCCCTTCAACTGATGGTGTTCCTTTCGAACACATACTAGGGtcttgttcttcttcatctcctttTGCACACTcatcttttttcattctatGCAACTCCGCTTCTAGCTCGATAATTCGTTTGGCCATTTGATCACGTTCCTCATACACTGTCCTCTCCTCATTACCTTCTTTAGATTCCATTGGGGtatggaaatattttttcttagtcACGTACTTCCCCACGCCTCGGAGTATGCCCGGACGATCTTTCCCTCCCAATGCCTGGGTGAGAACATCGTCACCACCAGATAAACTACGTCCCTTCTGGTTGCCCATTAGATCGTCCTAAAATAGTGCAcgaaatggaaattaaaagatgtgaaaccatagtaacaaaaaaacatggaAATCATAAGTTGCCAAATTTTCTCAACTTGTTAACTTACAATGAGATTGGCAACGTCCATCGTCTCTTTATCTGGGAACTCTCCCTTACGATCCAACCGTGCATGTTTCCATACTATCGATCGATCTATTTGATCTGACGAAGAAGATGCACGCTACATAAACAGTATATGTTATATTTGGAATCTAACATcatgaaaacaaagaacatCTTTAAGGGCAGTTACTTACCAACTCCTCAACCAGATTTGCATACCCCTTGCGAGATGTTCTATGGTTGTATTTGTACAGGCTCCTTTTCAGTTTAccatcttcactttttttctgtAGAAAAAGTTGTATAACCtctattaaattaacatatttgTGTAACAAATTGTACataaagtataagaaaatgTTTGGATATCCATACGTACTTCAAAATCTTCCTTCAACCGTGAAGCCACAAATTCATCCCAATGGTCTTGATCGATGAATGAGTATTCCGCTGGTGGGTGTTTTAATTTCTCCACATCGTCCTTAAATGGAAGTACGTACGTAGTTGTTAATCTCGACTTGAACCCACGATAGCATACTCCCGCGTTTTGAAGTATGCTTTTCTTCGACTTGGGGTCAAGAATGAAGCCggcctacaaaaaaaaaaaaaaatcaaatgtattaaatCTGTTGAAGTTGGTAGTTTAACCTAAAAACAGTCAATAAGAAGCATTTTTACCTCAatcaattcataaatttttccCTTCATCTCTATTGGAACAACATGCCAAGTAGAGTACGTGATAGGAACGTGAAACCTTACGGTCGTTCCAATAAAACTCTTCAACTTCGTTGCATTCGGTCCAATCGGTTGACCTAGTTCATTGTACTGAATAACCATTCTCCGTCCCTCACTACTAAAACGTGTTATATCTTTCATTCCCGTAGGGCCACGTTTCTTTTTCTGGCTACTAGTTTCCCCTCTTTGAATGGGTGTAGCAACCTCATCATCATCTGAATGAACCATTACTGCAAACATACATGtgatttaaaacataatacaTGTGATTTAATTGTAAAtgtgaaatatgaaataaccaaaaaagtGTTAACATAACTAAACATTAATAAACCCTTgtttctcaaagaaaataggaaacaaTTCATACAAACTTAATTAGGCAAAATTCACACTAAATATGGTAAAGCACATAACACTTTCAAATTAGAACATCTACTACATAAAATTCTccgaaatttgaaaacaaagaaagtattgaacatgaaaagaaaacttgataACGGTACATTCTGAAGTAGTCATCTCTGAAAATGGAATAGTcctacaaagaagaaaaaaacaacaatgatTAACTCATTTGTGGGGATAGTCAATTGGTAACCCATGTGCCTTCACAGTCAGGTCTAGCATATGTTTCACCACCTTCGTCATAATCAAAAGTTGTGTG
This genomic interval carries:
- the LOC116404337 gene encoding uncharacterized protein LOC116404337; the protein is MWPRHLVLTRNDKKETVGFNTDPSTFSSAAYLRAPVALRCLVRLVEHMGSSIQLNTPLELFGVKRKCCIMVESLRDFSSMQPICTSCLDAYMMYLHTIMVQGRSSSLFKFMDAGSVSYSSYKQSRAQLLNARLLGAEYDQVVLFPYNSGNHWTLVVVNPTKGAAYWIDPLKNRIDGDMSEVLQMSFNISKKKKPSWKVVKCPKQNGVVECEYYVMRFMRDIISSRSTSIVDVMKSLPRTYCQDEIDEVRSELAEFLSKHDVRA